Proteins encoded in a region of the Zunongwangia endophytica genome:
- a CDS encoding gluconate 2-dehydrogenase subunit 3 family protein: protein MNRRQALRNIGLGAGVIFVGPSTLSLLQSCKSDPTYDWNPTFLSAANGFILKEVLEVILPKTDTAGAGDLNLAEFIDSYMAEVAPESQQEEFQKSADAFASAFEKEFAENPGNGTTEQYDKIIAKYLKASPEEKQRFMPKRNTETQDPQDRAPEEDIAENHDSGALAYLEIVRDVGIWAWLTSEQIGENVLWYDPIPGEYIPCGTVEEFGGGKAMSL from the coding sequence ATGAATAGAAGACAAGCCTTAAGAAATATTGGATTGGGAGCTGGAGTGATATTTGTTGGCCCCAGTACACTAAGCTTATTGCAAAGTTGTAAGAGCGATCCAACTTACGATTGGAATCCTACTTTTTTATCTGCTGCAAATGGATTTATACTGAAAGAGGTTTTAGAAGTAATTTTGCCTAAAACAGATACCGCTGGTGCCGGCGACTTAAATTTAGCTGAATTTATAGATTCTTATATGGCTGAGGTCGCTCCAGAATCACAACAAGAAGAATTCCAGAAATCCGCTGATGCTTTTGCGAGTGCTTTTGAAAAAGAATTCGCTGAAAATCCTGGGAATGGTACGACTGAACAATATGATAAAATTATAGCAAAATACTTAAAAGCCAGTCCAGAAGAAAAGCAACGTTTTATGCCAAAAAGGAATACTGAAACTCAGGATCCTCAAGATAGAGCTCCTGAAGAAGATATAGCTGAAAACCATGATTCTGGTGCTCTAGCATATTTAGAAATTGTTAGAGATGTCGGGATTTGGGCTTGGCTAACAAGTGAACAAATAGGAGAAAATGTACTTTGGTACGATCCAATCCCCGGAGAATACATTCCTTGTGGAACAGTAGAAGAATTTGGAGGAGGAAAAGCAATGTCGCTTTAG
- a CDS encoding nucleoside permease has translation MKKRIRFQLSLMMFLEFFIWGGWFVTLGTFLADNLQATGAETAMAFSTQSWGAIIAPFIIGLIADRFFNAERILGVLHLIGAILMYLMYSSVDFGSFYPYVLGYMILYMPTLALVNSISFAQMKDPSKEFSNIRVFGTIGWIVSGVVISTVFAWDAPEARAEGMLKYTFLMVAIASTILGLFSFSLPKTPPSGKGEKITIKDILGLEAIGLLKNRNFLMFFLSSILICIPLAFYYQNANPFLAEIGMGSPTAKMAIGQVSEALFLLLIPFFFKRYGFKITLIAGMLAWTIRYLLFAYGNADETVIMLYLGIALHGICYDFFFVSGQIYTDSKAGPKIKSAAQGLITLATYGVGMLIGFWVAGQISDMYLNADGSHDWTNIWIVPAGFAFVVMILFAIFFRNEKVEYSE, from the coding sequence ATGAAAAAACGGATTAGATTTCAGTTATCCCTTATGATGTTCCTAGAATTTTTTATCTGGGGCGGATGGTTTGTTACCTTAGGCACTTTTTTGGCTGATAATTTGCAAGCTACGGGAGCAGAAACTGCGATGGCATTTTCAACACAATCTTGGGGAGCAATTATCGCCCCTTTTATCATTGGTCTTATTGCTGATAGATTTTTTAATGCTGAAAGGATTTTAGGCGTTTTGCATCTAATTGGTGCTATTTTAATGTATTTGATGTACAGCTCTGTAGACTTTGGAAGTTTTTATCCCTATGTGCTAGGATACATGATATTATACATGCCAACTTTGGCTTTAGTAAACTCTATTTCATTTGCGCAAATGAAAGACCCATCTAAAGAATTCTCTAATATTAGAGTTTTTGGAACTATCGGATGGATTGTCTCAGGAGTGGTTATTAGTACAGTGTTTGCTTGGGATGCACCGGAAGCAAGAGCTGAAGGGATGCTAAAGTATACATTCTTAATGGTGGCTATTGCATCAACAATATTAGGCCTTTTTAGTTTCAGCTTACCTAAAACTCCGCCTTCTGGTAAAGGAGAGAAAATTACTATTAAAGATATACTGGGATTAGAAGCTATTGGATTACTGAAGAATAGGAACTTTTTAATGTTCTTTTTATCTTCAATATTAATTTGTATTCCTCTAGCCTTTTATTATCAAAATGCAAATCCGTTTTTAGCTGAAATAGGTATGGGATCGCCTACTGCAAAAATGGCTATTGGTCAGGTTTCAGAAGCTTTATTTCTTTTATTGATTCCTTTTTTCTTTAAGAGATATGGTTTTAAAATCACGCTTATTGCCGGAATGTTGGCATGGACCATCAGATACCTATTATTTGCTTACGGAAATGCAGATGAAACAGTTATCATGCTTTATTTAGGCATCGCTTTACATGGGATTTGTTATGATTTCTTCTTTGTATCGGGACAAATTTATACCGATTCTAAAGCTGGTCCAAAAATTAAAAGTGCGGCCCAAGGACTTATTACACTAGCAACCTACGGAGTTGGAATGCTTATAGGGTTTTGGGTAGCAGGTCAAATCAGTGATATGTATCTTAATGCCGATGGAAGTCACGATTGGACGAATATCTGGATAGTTCCTGCCGGTTTTGCTTTTGTGGTGATGATCTTATTTGCTATCTTCTTTAGAAATGAAAAAGTAGAATACTCAGAATAA
- a CDS encoding VCBS repeat-containing protein, with translation MKKLCYILILVIMAACSKKEIEQDDTAPALFKELDAEITNLNFSNTLTETDSLNILDYLYYYNGGGVAIGDINNDSLPDIFLTGNQVPNKLFLNKGNLQFEDITETAGVSGNSDWNTGTAIVDINGDNLLDIYVCAVVGINGLKGKNELFINNGNGTFTEKAADFGLDFQNYSTNAAFFDYDNDGDLDMYLLNHAVHTVNTYGPAEIREKRNKKSGDKLLRNDGDHFTDVSEEAGIYGGSNGYGLGIATADFNNDGFTDIYISNDFHEDDFYYLNNGDGTFTESLKSKFGHTSRFSMGSDAADVNNDGFLDILTLDMLPDDEKVIKTSMGDDSPDIHKMKSERLHYHDQFSRNMLQINQGGEYFQDLGLISGLAATDWSWSALFADYDLDGIQDVFISTGIPKRPNDYDYIKYVSNNQIQKELSKGNKIDKKAIEMMPSGAVANRIFKGSKSLNFKDLSGVWISKDSIMSTGSAYADLDNDGDLDIITNNINSPARIYENLITKNNKNYLKIKLEYKTSNIQGIGSKAIAYQNGNRQIKQLFTTRGFQSASEAVIHFGFPETTKIDSLLIIWPNNSIQKLSNIDLGQTLYLKPEENLKKVNYTTLFIKNEPWFTKVDSLPGLDYEHKENRYQDFDRQKLIPYKISDRGPAVVVKDINGDGKEDIFFGSAKFDNSAVYFQTKKGFEKQTISALEEDIHTEDISAVIEDFDNNGENDLLIVSGGGEYYGENKALLDRLYLQQDKNFSKSKFPEYFENGSVVKAADYDSDGDIDLFVGGAAVSNDFGKISQSFLLKNENGNFSIDQKNNLGQIGMITDATWTDFNNDGQIDLIVVGEWMAPKFYENQGGKLTAYKIEGDLKGLWQTIAAFDIDDDGDKDYLLGNWGLNTKLSANRENPLKMYYLDFDTNGSTETILAQEKNGNYYPVNGLDMLVGQLSYLRKKFPNYKSFAGKTVEEIFSSEKLNKAEILEVETLASGYLLNENGNFSFKAFKNPLQISPITSFLEYDFNKDDKTEVLIGGNYFGTIPYHGKFDQLAGIMLQSVDTYIEAKDLGINFTQKALINLDILNFENQDYLLVTFNNDKPEIYKLN, from the coding sequence ATGAAAAAGCTTTGCTACATATTGATTTTGGTGATTATGGCGGCCTGTTCTAAAAAAGAGATAGAACAGGACGATACTGCTCCTGCCCTATTTAAAGAATTGGATGCAGAAATCACCAATCTTAATTTCAGTAACACACTCACTGAAACAGATAGCCTCAACATTTTAGATTACCTGTATTATTATAATGGCGGTGGCGTTGCTATTGGCGATATTAATAACGACAGCCTGCCTGATATTTTTCTTACCGGAAATCAGGTCCCCAACAAATTATTTTTGAATAAAGGAAACCTGCAATTTGAAGATATTACTGAAACTGCCGGAGTTTCTGGAAATTCAGATTGGAACACGGGTACAGCGATAGTGGATATTAATGGGGACAATCTTTTGGATATCTATGTTTGCGCCGTTGTTGGTATTAATGGGCTAAAAGGGAAAAATGAACTCTTTATCAATAATGGCAACGGAACTTTTACTGAAAAAGCAGCCGATTTTGGTTTAGATTTCCAGAATTATAGTACCAATGCTGCCTTTTTTGATTATGACAACGATGGCGATTTAGATATGTATTTGCTGAATCATGCTGTGCATACGGTAAACACCTATGGTCCTGCTGAAATTAGAGAGAAACGGAATAAAAAAAGTGGCGATAAACTGTTAAGAAACGACGGCGATCATTTTACCGATGTTAGCGAAGAAGCCGGGATTTACGGTGGCTCAAATGGTTACGGACTTGGGATAGCTACAGCCGATTTTAATAACGATGGCTTTACCGATATCTACATCAGCAACGATTTTCATGAAGACGATTTTTATTATCTGAATAATGGTGACGGTACTTTTACCGAAAGTCTAAAATCTAAATTTGGGCATACCAGCAGATTTTCTATGGGTAGCGATGCTGCCGATGTGAATAACGATGGATTTTTGGATATTCTCACCTTGGATATGCTTCCTGATGATGAAAAAGTGATTAAAACGAGTATGGGCGATGATTCCCCAGATATCCATAAAATGAAGAGTGAACGTCTGCATTATCACGATCAATTTAGCCGCAACATGTTGCAAATAAATCAGGGAGGTGAATATTTTCAGGATCTAGGATTAATTAGTGGTCTGGCCGCTACCGATTGGAGCTGGAGTGCGCTTTTTGCTGATTATGATTTAGACGGAATACAGGACGTTTTTATTTCAACAGGAATCCCAAAGCGCCCAAATGACTACGATTATATAAAATATGTTTCGAATAATCAGATTCAAAAAGAACTGAGTAAAGGAAATAAAATCGATAAAAAAGCGATCGAAATGATGCCTTCTGGAGCGGTAGCAAACCGTATTTTTAAAGGTAGTAAAAGCCTGAATTTTAAAGATCTTTCTGGCGTCTGGATCTCAAAAGACAGTATTATGAGTACCGGCTCGGCTTATGCCGATTTAGATAACGATGGCGATCTGGATATTATTACCAACAATATTAACTCGCCGGCACGGATTTATGAAAACTTAATTACTAAAAACAATAAGAATTATCTGAAAATAAAATTGGAGTACAAAACTTCAAATATTCAGGGAATTGGCAGTAAAGCAATTGCTTATCAAAATGGGAACCGACAAATAAAACAATTATTTACTACACGCGGATTTCAATCGGCTTCAGAGGCTGTAATACATTTTGGCTTTCCGGAAACTACTAAAATCGATTCTCTTTTAATTATTTGGCCCAATAATTCTATTCAGAAATTATCGAATATCGACTTGGGGCAAACACTTTATCTAAAGCCAGAGGAAAATCTAAAAAAAGTAAACTACACTACCCTTTTTATAAAAAATGAGCCATGGTTTACTAAAGTCGATTCGTTGCCAGGGCTTGATTACGAGCATAAAGAGAATCGCTATCAAGATTTTGATCGCCAAAAACTAATTCCGTATAAAATTTCAGATCGTGGCCCGGCCGTTGTGGTAAAAGATATCAATGGCGATGGGAAAGAAGATATTTTCTTCGGAAGTGCAAAATTCGACAATTCAGCAGTCTATTTTCAAACCAAAAAAGGCTTCGAAAAACAAACAATTTCGGCTTTAGAGGAGGATATTCACACAGAAGATATTTCGGCAGTAATCGAAGATTTTGACAATAATGGAGAAAATGATTTGCTTATTGTTTCGGGGGGCGGAGAATATTATGGTGAAAACAAAGCCTTATTAGATCGATTATATCTCCAGCAAGATAAAAACTTCAGTAAAAGTAAATTTCCGGAATATTTTGAAAATGGTAGCGTGGTAAAAGCAGCCGATTATGATAGCGATGGCGATATAGATCTTTTTGTAGGCGGCGCTGCAGTTTCTAACGATTTTGGTAAAATTTCGCAGTCATTTTTACTGAAAAACGAAAATGGAAATTTTAGCATCGATCAAAAAAATAATCTTGGACAAATTGGAATGATTACCGATGCTACCTGGACCGACTTTAATAATGATGGGCAGATCGATCTTATCGTAGTTGGCGAATGGATGGCACCAAAATTCTATGAGAATCAAGGAGGAAAACTTACAGCATACAAAATTGAAGGTGATTTAAAAGGATTATGGCAAACTATCGCCGCATTTGATATAGACGATGATGGTGATAAGGATTATTTGCTAGGAAACTGGGGATTAAACACAAAATTGAGCGCAAATAGAGAGAATCCGCTTAAAATGTATTATCTTGATTTTGATACTAACGGAAGTACTGAAACCATTCTAGCCCAGGAAAAAAATGGCAACTACTATCCCGTTAATGGTTTAGATATGCTGGTGGGACAATTGTCTTATCTGCGTAAAAAATTCCCCAACTATAAAAGTTTTGCAGGTAAAACGGTCGAAGAAATCTTTAGTAGCGAAAAGCTGAATAAAGCGGAAATTTTGGAAGTTGAAACACTTGCTTCAGGATATTTGCTAAATGAAAATGGAAATTTCAGCTTTAAAGCTTTTAAAAATCCTTTACAAATATCCCCAATAACATCATTTTTGGAGTACGATTTTAATAAAGACGACAAAACTGAAGTGCTTATTGGCGGTAATTATTTTGGAACGATACCATATCATGGCAAATTCGATCAACTCGCCGGCATTATGCTGCAATCTGTCGACACTTATATCGAAGCAAAAGATCTTGGTATTAATTTTACACAAAAGGCGTTAATTAACCTTGATATTTTAAATTTTGAAAACCAGGATTATTTACTAGTAACCTTTAATAACGATAAACCAGAAATTTATAAACTCAACTAA
- a CDS encoding vanadium-dependent haloperoxidase has product MRKALMLLLSIAILSACADDKNTNIEALNISALDYHASLDQITNIMVHDIFSPPVASRIYSYANLAAYEIVAQHNPELESLTKTINADIKIPVLDTTKNIDYKMAALIAQLEIGKTLIFSEAEITNYRDSLFVRWKENNEEIFLNSETYGMQVADAFKRWIDKDNYKETRTMPKFSVYTEDVSRWQPTPPTYMDGIEPHWMKIRPFTLDSASQFKPKPHPEFSMKVGSVFYKELMEVYEVRNQMDKTGNKSEELSIAKFWDCNPYVSTQRGHLMFATKKITPGGHWIGITKIASQKANLDFDKTVYAYTTISIGIADAFISCWDEKYSSNLIRPETLINKFIDDQWKPVLQTPPFPEYTSGHSVVSGTSAEILTQLFGDQFQFLDDTEVRYGLPQREYTSFRNAAQEAALSRLYGGIHYRAAIENGLEQGIDLGKHVVNTLNVKAL; this is encoded by the coding sequence ATGAGAAAAGCTCTAATGTTACTTTTAAGTATAGCAATACTCAGCGCCTGTGCAGATGATAAAAATACAAATATTGAAGCCCTAAACATAAGCGCTTTAGATTATCACGCCTCTTTAGACCAAATTACCAATATCATGGTGCATGATATTTTCTCGCCACCGGTCGCAAGCCGAATTTATTCGTATGCTAACCTTGCTGCCTACGAAATTGTAGCGCAACATAATCCCGAATTAGAGTCCCTCACAAAAACTATAAATGCAGATATCAAAATCCCGGTATTAGATACTACCAAAAATATAGATTATAAAATGGCGGCCTTAATCGCACAATTAGAAATTGGGAAGACGCTTATTTTTTCTGAAGCCGAAATCACCAATTACAGGGATAGTTTATTTGTACGCTGGAAAGAAAATAATGAGGAAATCTTTTTAAATTCTGAAACCTACGGAATGCAGGTCGCTGATGCTTTCAAAAGATGGATCGATAAAGATAACTATAAGGAAACGCGAACCATGCCTAAATTTTCGGTGTATACTGAAGATGTTTCGCGTTGGCAGCCTACTCCCCCAACCTATATGGATGGGATAGAACCACATTGGATGAAAATTAGGCCTTTCACATTAGATTCGGCTTCGCAATTTAAACCAAAGCCTCATCCTGAATTCTCGATGAAAGTAGGATCCGTTTTCTATAAAGAGTTAATGGAGGTTTATGAAGTAAGAAATCAAATGGATAAAACCGGGAACAAATCTGAAGAGCTGTCTATCGCTAAATTTTGGGATTGTAATCCTTATGTTTCAACTCAACGTGGACATTTAATGTTTGCCACAAAAAAAATTACTCCTGGCGGTCACTGGATTGGTATTACAAAAATCGCAAGTCAAAAAGCCAATCTTGATTTTGATAAAACCGTTTATGCCTATACCACTATAAGTATAGGTATTGCTGATGCTTTTATAAGTTGCTGGGACGAAAAATATAGCAGTAACCTTATACGTCCAGAAACACTTATTAATAAGTTTATAGATGACCAATGGAAACCCGTTTTACAAACACCTCCATTCCCAGAGTACACCAGCGGACATTCTGTTGTAAGTGGAACTTCTGCAGAAATATTAACGCAGTTATTTGGTGATCAATTTCAGTTTTTAGATGATACAGAGGTACGTTATGGCTTACCGCAAAGAGAATATACATCATTTAGAAATGCAGCTCAAGAAGCTGCGCTAAGTAGACTCTATGGTGGCATACACTATCGTGCAGCTATAGAAAATGGATTGGAGCAGGGAATCGATCTAGGAAAGCATGTTGTGAATACTTTAAATGTAAAAGCGTTATAG
- a CDS encoding sugar phosphate isomerase/epimerase family protein, protein MNIKTSRFRIIFLGFIVFNLSLLSCKNKETENKENTSASIDSTVSNKPFFKLSLAQWSLEKPIHSGKLDAIDFAEKASQLGFEGVEYVNQLYFDKYRDSDNPEAAFSKLLDTLKAKSEQFNVENVLIMVDDEGDLAAMEDEKREEAIQKHKRWVDAAQFLDCHAIRVNLFGSNKEAEWKTNAVKGLTELSEYASTKGINVLVENHGGLSSNAKLLAEVMDEVDLPNCGTLPDFGNFCLRRKNGEMWGAECVEEYPTYQGIEEMMPYAKAVSAKTYDFNEEGKESSMDISRILKIVKESGYKGWIGVEFEGSNLTPEEGILKTKELLLEEAAQL, encoded by the coding sequence ATGAACATCAAAACATCCAGGTTTCGAATCATATTTTTAGGCTTTATTGTCTTCAATTTATCATTACTTTCTTGTAAAAATAAAGAAACAGAAAATAAAGAGAATACCTCCGCATCCATTGATTCTACTGTAAGCAATAAACCTTTCTTCAAATTAAGTTTGGCGCAATGGTCTTTAGAAAAACCAATTCACAGCGGAAAATTAGATGCAATTGATTTTGCTGAAAAAGCAAGTCAGTTAGGTTTTGAAGGAGTCGAATATGTAAATCAGCTTTATTTTGATAAATATCGAGATTCAGATAATCCTGAAGCTGCATTCTCAAAACTTTTAGACACTTTAAAAGCAAAAAGTGAGCAATTTAATGTTGAAAATGTGCTGATAATGGTCGATGATGAAGGAGATTTAGCAGCGATGGAAGATGAAAAAAGAGAAGAAGCCATCCAAAAACATAAAAGATGGGTAGATGCAGCTCAATTTTTGGACTGCCATGCCATCAGAGTAAATCTGTTTGGAAGTAATAAAGAAGCAGAGTGGAAAACAAATGCGGTAAAAGGCTTAACTGAATTATCTGAATATGCTTCTACCAAAGGTATTAATGTATTAGTGGAAAATCACGGCGGTTTATCTAGCAATGCTAAGCTTTTAGCTGAAGTTATGGACGAAGTTGATTTACCAAACTGTGGAACATTACCCGATTTTGGTAATTTTTGCCTGCGCAGAAAGAATGGTGAAATGTGGGGTGCAGAATGTGTTGAAGAATATCCCACCTATCAAGGAATAGAAGAAATGATGCCTTACGCAAAAGCCGTTAGTGCGAAAACTTATGATTTTAATGAGGAAGGAAAAGAGTCTTCTATGGATATTTCAAGAATCCTTAAAATCGTAAAAGAATCTGGATACAAAGGTTGGATAGGAGTAGAATTCGAAGGATCAAATCTAACTCCAGAAGAGGGAATATTAAAGACAAAAGAATTATTACTCGAAGAGGCCGCGCAACTCTAA
- a CDS encoding GMC oxidoreductase: MSKSYYQNETYDAIVVGTGISGGWAAKELCEKGFKTLVLERGRMIEHVKDYPTMNDDPWDYQFKGKQTREEAARQQKQARTGYSTNKASAHWFVDDIDHPYNEEKRFDWMRGYHVGGRSIMWGRHSYRLSDLDFEANKKDGVGVDWPIRYKDIAPWYDYVESYIGVSGRKEGLNQLPDGNFLPPMDLNCLEEHVRERIAENFEGRVLTAGRVAHITGDKKFEGRSNCQFRNRCIRGCPYGGYFSSPSSTLPAASKTNNMTLRPYSIVSEVLYDPDTKEATGVKVIDTETKEEMEFNANVIFLCASSMASTSILMQSKSDRFPDGLGNDSGELGHNIMDHHFQVGASGKYDGFEDSYYKGRKPNGIYLPRFRNLSDNEGLDFIRGYGYQGGASRDNWQETIAELGYGKEMKEAITKPGGWTMGLLAFGECLPYHDNKMTLNYDKLDKWGIPTITFDAEFKENEIKMRKDMKEQAIAMLEKAGCRDISSYDNLGAPGLGIHEMGTARMGRDPETSVLNGNNQVHAVKNVYVTDGAFMTSSGCQNPSLTYMAMTARAADHASKNFKKSSNS, encoded by the coding sequence GTGAGCAAAAGCTATTATCAAAACGAGACCTACGATGCCATTGTGGTTGGTACAGGAATTAGTGGAGGATGGGCCGCAAAAGAATTGTGCGAAAAGGGTTTTAAAACTCTGGTGTTAGAAAGAGGACGCATGATAGAACACGTGAAAGATTATCCCACGATGAATGATGATCCTTGGGATTATCAATTTAAAGGAAAACAAACTCGCGAAGAAGCTGCGCGCCAACAGAAACAAGCCCGTACAGGATATTCTACGAATAAGGCTAGTGCACATTGGTTTGTAGATGATATAGATCACCCGTATAACGAAGAAAAGAGATTCGACTGGATGCGTGGATACCATGTAGGAGGTCGATCAATAATGTGGGGACGTCATAGCTATCGTCTTAGTGATTTAGATTTCGAAGCAAATAAAAAAGATGGAGTAGGTGTCGATTGGCCTATTCGTTATAAAGATATTGCGCCCTGGTATGATTATGTAGAATCCTACATAGGGGTAAGTGGCCGCAAAGAAGGATTAAACCAATTACCAGATGGTAATTTTTTGCCTCCTATGGATCTAAATTGTTTAGAGGAGCATGTAAGAGAGCGAATTGCAGAAAACTTTGAAGGCCGAGTTTTAACCGCAGGGAGAGTAGCCCATATAACCGGAGATAAGAAATTTGAAGGACGTTCTAATTGTCAGTTTAGAAATCGTTGTATTAGAGGTTGCCCTTATGGCGGTTACTTTAGCAGCCCATCTTCTACATTGCCGGCGGCAAGCAAAACTAATAACATGACCCTGAGACCTTATTCTATTGTAAGTGAAGTGTTATATGATCCCGATACTAAAGAAGCGACAGGTGTAAAAGTAATCGATACGGAAACTAAAGAAGAGATGGAATTTAATGCCAATGTCATATTCCTTTGCGCTTCTTCAATGGCTTCTACCAGCATTCTAATGCAATCCAAATCTGATAGATTTCCTGACGGCTTAGGAAACGATAGTGGAGAACTGGGACACAATATTATGGATCATCACTTTCAGGTTGGAGCTTCAGGAAAGTATGATGGTTTTGAAGATTCTTATTATAAGGGTAGAAAGCCAAACGGAATTTACCTGCCACGTTTCAGAAATTTAAGTGATAATGAAGGCTTAGATTTTATAAGAGGATATGGCTACCAGGGAGGTGCTAGTCGTGATAACTGGCAAGAAACTATTGCAGAATTGGGATATGGTAAGGAGATGAAAGAAGCCATTACAAAACCGGGAGGATGGACGATGGGTCTTTTAGCTTTTGGAGAATGCCTGCCTTACCATGATAACAAAATGACTTTGAATTACGATAAGCTCGATAAATGGGGAATTCCTACAATTACATTTGATGCTGAATTTAAAGAAAACGAGATTAAAATGCGTAAGGATATGAAAGAGCAGGCTATCGCTATGTTAGAAAAAGCAGGCTGCCGTGATATTTCTTCTTACGATAATTTAGGAGCTCCGGGACTTGGTATCCATGAAATGGGAACAGCAAGAATGGGACGTGATCCAGAAACTTCTGTTTTGAACGGAAATAATCAGGTACACGCTGTTAAAAACGTTTATGTTACCGATGGCGCATTTATGACTTCTTCAGGTTGTCAAAATCCATCGCTTACATACATGGCAATGACTGCCAGAGCCGCAGATCACGCCTCTAAAAACTTTAAAAAATCGTCTAACTCCTAA